The Gemmatimonadota bacterium genome has a segment encoding these proteins:
- a CDS encoding S8 family serine peptidase, producing MAASIGMMPLKASGIPRFATAHPDFDGRGILIAILDSGIDPSIPGLQLTSNGQPKILDLRDFSGEGRIPLQALARHGDTLIINGHPLLGAGRVAAMADGGTVWGGILDELRLGEAPAADINGNGTVGDSLPLVVVHGGSGWLVFADANGNGSFADDRPVRDFGVAREAFGWTSTNLAPPVSAVANLGDSAGVPGLDLFFDTSSHGSHVAGIAAAHDLYGIKGFDGVAPGARLLGLKIANDAQGAVTVSGSMRRALSYAIAFARERSLPLVVNLSFGVGNEVEGRAAIDAQFDSILAANPDVVMMVAAGNDGPGLSTVGFPGSASRVLAIGATDPGNFEGFEPREPGSDPVADFSSRGGEIAAPDLVVPGIAYSSVPNFAIGGEQESGTSMATPYASGLAARLLSSLPAGRRPINATTIAQALRNSAKLPPAATVADAGAGTPDLTRAWEWLVQSRELPQLAIEVGALHARGAVWLTAGTAAEAAGHELTARVIVRRHDGSGPLLLQLTPSAPWVNVPPTLDLQNGRGEFTVRVDAGAAKPGVQVAVVEIGVRGSSYGVLSRVPVVLRVPLPAIARVVSQPVRVAAGGVARVLIPADTGRGMQIEVETLQGDAQVTAALHEPGGMPFRDGASIPAGSGDGAALFDLSASDMEAGLYEVAVTSGRLAPSAATVTVRRAPVRLEATRSGDSLRVAARSLIGSTVTLKLRAGLVGAEQPIAVRRTSTAPVRVAVVVPRWATRVQVDAQMPRAEWDRFTDFGLTFQDRNGRKLASAPINYAFARAAPELPSRLAGDTLVLLLAPAFAVADSSPWQLDLKVRFYAEQVIGLDEGGRPAQSLAAGRLLEQRFHTGPLPLEMPAGFAPVILVLAQEGEDTIWTREIALHGGSPK from the coding sequence ATGGCCGCATCGATCGGGATGATGCCACTGAAAGCGAGTGGCATCCCGCGCTTCGCAACGGCGCATCCAGACTTTGACGGCCGCGGCATTCTGATCGCCATTCTGGACAGCGGCATAGATCCATCGATTCCGGGTTTGCAGCTCACTTCGAATGGCCAGCCCAAGATTCTCGACCTGCGTGACTTCTCCGGCGAAGGGCGGATCCCATTGCAGGCGCTCGCTCGGCACGGTGACACGCTGATAATCAACGGGCACCCGTTGCTCGGGGCCGGGCGCGTCGCTGCGATGGCCGACGGCGGCACCGTCTGGGGCGGCATTCTCGATGAGCTTCGCCTGGGCGAAGCGCCAGCGGCAGACATCAACGGCAACGGCACCGTCGGCGACTCGCTGCCGCTCGTCGTCGTGCACGGCGGTTCGGGCTGGCTGGTATTCGCTGATGCGAACGGCAACGGCTCATTCGCCGACGACCGGCCCGTGCGGGATTTCGGCGTCGCTCGCGAAGCGTTCGGCTGGACCTCGACCAACCTGGCACCGCCAGTTTCGGCGGTCGCCAATCTCGGCGACTCCGCGGGTGTGCCCGGCCTCGACCTCTTCTTCGACACCAGCAGCCATGGCAGCCATGTCGCCGGAATTGCCGCGGCACATGACCTCTACGGCATCAAGGGTTTCGATGGCGTCGCACCTGGTGCCCGGCTCCTCGGCCTCAAGATCGCCAACGACGCGCAAGGCGCCGTCACGGTCTCTGGTTCGATGCGTCGCGCCCTGAGCTATGCCATCGCCTTTGCCAGGGAGCGGAGTCTCCCGCTCGTCGTCAATCTGTCGTTCGGCGTGGGCAACGAGGTAGAAGGTCGCGCCGCGATTGATGCGCAATTCGACTCGATCCTGGCAGCGAACCCTGACGTCGTGATGATGGTCGCGGCCGGCAACGATGGCCCCGGGCTGAGCACGGTGGGCTTTCCCGGCAGTGCCTCCCGGGTGCTCGCGATCGGCGCAACTGACCCTGGCAATTTCGAGGGGTTCGAGCCGCGCGAGCCCGGGAGCGATCCGGTCGCTGACTTCTCGAGCCGTGGTGGCGAGATTGCCGCGCCGGATCTTGTTGTGCCAGGCATCGCGTATTCCTCCGTGCCGAACTTCGCGATCGGTGGTGAGCAGGAAAGCGGTACCAGCATGGCGACACCGTACGCATCGGGGCTCGCTGCGCGACTCCTCTCCTCGCTCCCTGCGGGGCGTCGTCCGATCAATGCGACCACGATTGCGCAGGCGCTCCGCAACAGCGCCAAGTTGCCGCCCGCCGCCACGGTGGCGGATGCCGGTGCCGGAACGCCGGACCTGACCCGCGCGTGGGAGTGGCTGGTTCAATCGCGGGAATTGCCCCAGCTCGCCATCGAAGTGGGCGCGCTGCATGCTCGCGGTGCCGTGTGGCTCACGGCGGGCACGGCTGCGGAGGCCGCTGGACACGAACTTACGGCTCGCGTCATCGTTCGGCGACATGACGGATCCGGACCTCTCCTGCTGCAGCTCACACCTTCAGCACCCTGGGTAAATGTTCCACCGACACTGGATCTGCAGAACGGCCGCGGAGAGTTCACGGTCCGCGTCGATGCCGGCGCAGCGAAGCCTGGTGTCCAGGTCGCGGTCGTGGAGATCGGAGTTCGCGGTAGCTCCTACGGCGTGCTCAGCCGGGTTCCGGTGGTGCTGCGGGTCCCGCTCCCCGCAATCGCCCGCGTCGTTTCACAGCCGGTCCGGGTGGCGGCGGGTGGCGTTGCACGCGTGCTGATTCCAGCCGACACCGGACGCGGGATGCAGATCGAGGTCGAGACGCTGCAGGGCGATGCGCAGGTCACCGCCGCACTTCACGAACCCGGCGGTATGCCGTTTCGCGATGGTGCATCAATCCCTGCAGGGTCGGGCGATGGTGCCGCCCTGTTCGATCTCAGCGCCAGTGATATGGAGGCCGGACTCTATGAAGTCGCGGTTACCTCGGGCAGGCTGGCGCCGTCGGCCGCCACTGTCACGGTGCGACGGGCCCCGGTTCGGCTCGAAGCGACACGTTCCGGCGACTCGTTGCGGGTGGCGGCCCGAAGCCTGATCGGATCGACGGTGACGTTGAAGTTGCGCGCGGGACTCGTTGGCGCCGAGCAACCGATCGCGGTGCGGCGAACCTCGACGGCGCCAGTCCGTGTCGCCGTGGTCGTTCCACGCTGGGCGACTCGCGTGCAGGTGGATGCGCAGATGCCACGCGCGGAATGGGACCGCTTCACGGACTTCGGGCTCACCTTCCAGGATCGGAATGGCCGCAAGCTCGCGTCGGCGCCGATCAACTATGCCTTTGCCCGCGCCGCTCCGGAACTCCCGAGCCGTCTCGCGGGAGATACCCTCGTGCTTCTGCTGGCGCCTGCCTTTGCGGTGGCAGATTCCTCCCCGTGGCAACTCGACCTCAAGGTCCGGTTCTACGCCGAGCAGGTCATCGGTCTCGATGAAGGTGGTCGCCCGGCCCAGTCACTCGCTGCGGGACGACTGCTTGAACAACGTTTCCACACCGGACCCCTGCCGCTGGAAATGCCGGCCGGGTTCGCACCGGTCATCCTCGTGCTCGCGCAGGAAGGCGAAGACACTATCTGGACGCGCGAGATCGCGTTGCATGGAGGTTCCCCGAAATGA